A genomic stretch from Deinococcus ruber includes:
- a CDS encoding GNAT family N-acetyltransferase — MTAWTLRPATVEDVQHIARHRYPGESGEHLKVYAAWLTGAFAMYSGVLAEHEGQVIGAAGLLRLNWGPRRGEPGPLQGRVVNVLVEAPFRRRGLARQLVCGVLETARLEGLGVVALGTSEMARGLYAELGFQVSATEMTLHLNS, encoded by the coding sequence ATGACCGCCTGGACGCTGCGTCCTGCCACCGTTGAAGACGTGCAGCACATCGCCCGCCACCGCTATCCCGGCGAATCGGGCGAGCATCTGAAGGTGTACGCGGCGTGGCTGACCGGGGCTTTCGCCATGTATTCGGGCGTGCTGGCCGAGCATGAAGGTCAGGTCATCGGCGCGGCGGGTCTGCTGCGGCTGAACTGGGGGCCGAGACGTGGCGAGCCGGGTCCGCTGCAGGGGCGCGTCGTGAATGTACTGGTCGAAGCACCTTTCCGGCGGCGCGGTCTGGCACGGCAACTCGTCTGCGGCGTGCTGGAAACGGCGCGGCTGGAAGGGCTGGGCGTCGTCGCGCTGGGAACGTCCGAGATGGCCCGTGGGCTGTACGCCGAGCTGGGTTTTCAGGTGTCGGCCACCGAGATGACGCTGCACCTGAATTCCTGA
- a CDS encoding alpha/beta hydrolase: METFASLRVDGQSVYGMLHLPDTPPPTHGHPSVLILHGFTGNRAGDHRLLPLLSRYLQRLGVASLRIDFRGSGDSEGDFSEMTVTREVQDAAAAMAYLRQYPGIDPVRTMLLGFSMGGMVAALSAPELQPHRLALWAPALPDLWLPLLRGGFVPPVVSDHGGWPIGREFLLEMPRLKPLDAVRRWGGTARVFHGDQDTAVIPEIGVRYAEALGCDAIAIPGANHTFDSLDAVDMLYRETARFLVGE; this comes from the coding sequence ATGGAAACTTTCGCGTCGCTGCGGGTCGATGGTCAGAGCGTGTACGGCATGTTGCACCTGCCCGACACGCCGCCGCCCACCCACGGCCATCCGAGTGTGCTGATTCTGCACGGCTTCACCGGCAACCGCGCCGGAGATCACCGCCTGTTGCCGCTGCTGTCGCGCTATTTGCAGCGTCTGGGCGTGGCGTCGCTGCGAATTGATTTTCGGGGCAGTGGCGACTCGGAGGGCGACTTCTCGGAGATGACCGTGACGCGGGAAGTGCAGGACGCGGCGGCGGCGATGGCGTACCTGCGCCAGTATCCCGGCATAGACCCGGTGAGGACCATGCTGCTGGGCTTTTCGATGGGCGGCATGGTGGCGGCCCTGAGTGCGCCCGAGCTGCAACCGCACCGACTGGCGCTGTGGGCACCCGCGCTGCCCGACCTGTGGCTGCCGCTGCTCAGGGGGGGCTTCGTGCCTCCGGTGGTGTCGGATCATGGCGGCTGGCCCATCGGGCGCGAGTTCCTGCTGGAAATGCCGCGCCTGAAGCCGCTGGACGCTGTGCGGCGCTGGGGCGGGACGGCGCGGGTCTTTCACGGCGATCAGGACACGGCGGTCATCCCCGAAATCGGCGTGCGCTATGCCGAGGCGCTCGGCTGCGACGCCATTGCCATTCCCGGCGCAAATCACACCTTCGACAGCCTGGACGCCGTGGACATGCTGTACCGCGAGACGGCCCGGTTTCTGGTCGGTGAATGA
- a CDS encoding carboxypeptidase-like regulatory domain-containing protein, which translates to MKKSASAAVFLAVALALGACGPSSPDPVTPPATDTSIIGSGSVSVQGYVQSQNGGAAVAGSTVTVTDASGTAIGSGTTTASGQFTLKVNPGAYNLSFAKSGYAGSVVESFPVTAGMTTPLNVIEKVAFDPSFSTVPPKLSVTSLNGTTETAFPTDPANALNFNASTGLTLHYVATSPAPTTAFPVSLSPVSLYAAVGLLNTPGSGFMGTRAIASNDPKNSTFDTMLKVTGASIRGVRGATYLNLVAYDFNYNRINKYIPIVINDDKPVTTPLGAFLDTSVQAVTLAQKLNGGGFNGVVKPDGATAETSSMWVDLNFNYQAGLQGDLTGFRVFTSDDGKNFTLLKTLDGSAISARDSSPSLTPGKRVYYFVQAFNSSESVDSPVVDTAPLDSFLLTSIGPANHSSGVSVKPTLSWTLDKAVGDYRKFFVNVFDYPSQGAYCIWGNSLCSGVDEKANNVYLDDGSTPGLTVSGLNYSVPFNENGKAVIKQLDAYHSYTFDVSAAAYSKDGKAVSIAHDYFSTFYQGLDTCNFGGPVCEGLVSTFTTGDGSN; encoded by the coding sequence ATGAAGAAAAGCGCTTCAGCAGCAGTTTTTCTCGCGGTTGCCCTGGCCCTCGGAGCCTGTGGACCGTCAAGTCCTGACCCGGTTACGCCGCCCGCCACCGACACCAGCATCATCGGGTCGGGCAGCGTCAGCGTGCAGGGGTATGTGCAGAGTCAGAACGGCGGCGCGGCGGTGGCCGGAAGCACCGTCACCGTCACCGACGCCAGCGGCACGGCCATCGGCAGCGGCACCACCACCGCCAGCGGCCAGTTCACGCTGAAAGTCAATCCGGGTGCGTATAACCTGTCGTTTGCCAAGAGCGGGTATGCCGGTTCGGTGGTCGAGAGCTTCCCGGTCACGGCAGGCATGACCACGCCGCTGAACGTGATCGAGAAGGTCGCCTTCGATCCCAGCTTCTCGACGGTTCCGCCCAAACTGAGCGTCACGTCGCTGAACGGCACCACCGAGACGGCCTTTCCCACCGACCCGGCCAATGCCCTGAACTTCAATGCCAGCACCGGCCTGACGCTGCACTACGTCGCCACCTCGCCCGCTCCGACCACGGCGTTCCCCGTCTCGCTGAGTCCGGTGAGCCTGTACGCCGCTGTGGGCCTGCTCAATACGCCGGGTTCCGGCTTTATGGGCACCCGCGCCATTGCGTCCAACGACCCCAAGAATTCGACCTTCGATACTATGCTCAAGGTCACCGGCGCTTCTATCCGGGGCGTGCGCGGAGCCACGTATCTGAATCTGGTGGCCTACGATTTCAATTACAACCGCATCAACAAGTACATCCCCATCGTCATCAACGACGACAAGCCCGTAACGACGCCGCTGGGAGCCTTCCTCGATACCTCGGTGCAGGCAGTGACGCTGGCCCAGAAACTGAACGGCGGCGGCTTTAACGGCGTCGTCAAGCCGGACGGCGCAACCGCCGAAACCAGCAGCATGTGGGTCGATCTGAATTTCAACTATCAGGCTGGCCTTCAGGGTGATCTGACCGGCTTCCGGGTCTTTACCTCCGACGACGGCAAGAACTTCACGCTGCTCAAGACACTGGACGGCAGCGCCATCAGCGCCCGCGACAGCAGCCCGAGCCTCACGCCCGGCAAGCGCGTGTACTACTTCGTGCAGGCGTTCAACAGCAGCGAGAGCGTGGATAGCCCAGTGGTCGACACCGCGCCGCTCGACAGCTTCCTGCTGACCAGCATCGGGCCTGCCAACCACAGCAGCGGCGTGTCGGTGAAGCCCACGCTGAGCTGGACGCTCGACAAGGCGGTGGGCGATTACCGCAAGTTCTTCGTCAACGTCTTCGACTACCCCAGCCAGGGCGCGTACTGCATCTGGGGCAACTCGCTGTGCAGCGGCGTGGACGAAAAAGCCAACAACGTGTATCTCGACGACGGCAGCACGCCCGGCCTGACGGTCAGCGGCCTGAACTACAGCGTGCCCTTCAACGAGAACGGCAAGGCCGTCATCAAGCAGCTGGACGCCTATCACAGCTACACCTTCGACGTGTCGGCAGCGGCCTACAGCAAGGACGGCAAGGCCGTTTCGATTGCACACGACTATTTCAGCACCTTCTATCAGGGTCTGGACACGTGCAACTTCGGCGGCCCGGTCTGCGAAGGTCTGGTCAGTACCTTTACCACGGGTGACGGGAGCAACTGA
- a CDS encoding S8 family peptidase — protein sequence MNKKAILYTSLALLLAACGSTSPTSTATPTNTVTPTNTSAAPTSLSARLGLTRTSTLVLPDLDSLKREAGDTSASDVVVSYLELSDVQTLATHLGATLKGVIPELHAALLDLPGTLSGQKVALSMSMGGGRLIARLNGHSGALLPVPAPSQDPAALAAQSVSAANLDTDPLSSKQWWIPQVKADQVRGIATGKGVIVGVVDDDFDRQHEDLKADGKIVAGIDTTDVSTEKILNPGDPLTSGSHGSGSAGTIAERIGNGVGGAGIAPDAVLMPIRIFNPNFTGDFNVAYGIVWAVKHGAQVLNNSWGGGGYSQILKDAVDYALLNNVTVVGSAGNDNSDFQTGLAAFPGTISVGASSGGDLKTDFSTFGPRVDLYAPGDAGLTTEINEALPSPDRESSYNLFGGTSMAGPVVSGGAALVIDKAAQLGLSGKTALTPYQIKRLLTDNGDPMKDPRTPGFKRLNLVNSLNFTASSVPADGGYVLVGVTDLVTGGGIDGSDVILKPLSGQNKGQDYLSQTSYGGYGTNSKGKAGYIFGEDIGLTGVAVFAGIEPGDYEVEVAGPGALGYGDSRTVLSNRITVSAEASSATNPVVLQYQHQIDFNEFTAAGRNGAPASATNLNVYPAGYFATNLLGGTFDNNYNYNGPIPAFPGAPAGTPDQDFYKVTVAAGKTISVSSYASKVGSNAVTKVELVDASGAALPGATSTASSASSQSDYVAKYKATADTTVFLKFSSANNSYGLGSWYGSLFSIQ from the coding sequence ATGAATAAGAAGGCAATTCTGTACACGTCGCTGGCCCTGCTGCTGGCAGCCTGCGGTTCGACCAGCCCCACCAGCACCGCCACGCCCACCAATACCGTCACGCCCACCAATACCAGCGCGGCCCCCACCTCGCTGAGTGCGCGGCTCGGCCTGACGCGCACCAGCACCCTGGTCCTGCCCGATCTGGACAGCCTGAAACGCGAAGCGGGCGATACCAGCGCCAGCGACGTGGTGGTCAGCTATCTGGAATTGAGCGACGTGCAGACGCTGGCGACGCACCTGGGGGCCACGCTGAAAGGCGTGATTCCCGAGCTGCACGCGGCGCTGCTCGACCTGCCGGGCACCCTGAGCGGGCAGAAAGTCGCCCTGAGCATGAGCATGGGCGGCGGACGCCTGATCGCCCGGCTGAACGGACACAGCGGCGCACTCCTCCCGGTTCCGGCTCCGTCTCAGGACCCTGCCGCCCTCGCCGCCCAGAGCGTCAGCGCGGCCAACCTCGACACCGACCCCCTCAGCAGCAAACAGTGGTGGATTCCCCAGGTCAAGGCCGATCAGGTGCGCGGCATCGCCACGGGTAAAGGCGTGATCGTGGGCGTGGTGGACGACGATTTCGACCGCCAGCACGAAGACCTGAAGGCCGACGGCAAGATCGTGGCGGGCATCGATACCACCGACGTTTCGACCGAGAAGATTTTGAATCCGGGCGATCCGCTCACCAGTGGCTCGCACGGCAGCGGCAGCGCGGGCACCATTGCCGAGCGCATCGGCAACGGCGTGGGCGGGGCGGGCATTGCCCCCGACGCCGTCCTGATGCCGATCCGCATCTTCAATCCCAACTTTACCGGCGACTTCAACGTGGCCTACGGCATCGTGTGGGCGGTCAAGCACGGCGCACAGGTGCTGAACAACTCCTGGGGCGGCGGCGGTTACAGCCAGATCCTCAAGGACGCCGTGGACTACGCCCTGCTGAACAACGTGACGGTGGTCGGCTCGGCGGGCAACGACAACAGCGACTTCCAGACCGGACTGGCGGCCTTCCCCGGCACCATCTCGGTGGGTGCGAGCAGCGGCGGCGACCTCAAGACTGACTTCTCGACCTTCGGGCCACGCGTCGATCTGTATGCCCCCGGTGACGCCGGACTGACCACCGAGATCAACGAGGCGCTTCCCAGCCCGGACCGCGAGTCGTCGTACAACCTGTTCGGCGGCACCAGCATGGCAGGCCCGGTGGTGTCGGGCGGCGCTGCTCTGGTGATCGACAAGGCGGCCCAGCTCGGTCTGAGCGGCAAAACGGCCCTGACGCCCTATCAGATCAAGCGCCTGCTGACCGACAACGGCGACCCGATGAAAGACCCGCGCACGCCCGGCTTCAAGCGCCTGAATCTGGTCAATTCGCTGAACTTCACGGCCAGCAGCGTGCCTGCCGACGGCGGCTACGTGCTGGTGGGCGTGACCGATCTGGTGACGGGCGGCGGCATCGACGGCAGCGACGTGATCCTGAAACCCCTGAGCGGTCAGAACAAGGGCCAGGATTACCTCTCTCAGACGAGCTACGGCGGCTACGGCACCAACAGCAAGGGCAAGGCAGGGTACATCTTCGGAGAAGATATCGGCCTGACCGGTGTGGCGGTGTTCGCGGGCATCGAGCCGGGCGACTACGAGGTGGAGGTGGCTGGCCCCGGCGCACTGGGCTACGGCGACAGCCGCACGGTGCTCTCGAACCGCATTACCGTCAGTGCCGAGGCGTCGAGCGCCACCAATCCGGTGGTGTTGCAGTACCAGCACCAGATCGATTTCAACGAATTCACTGCTGCGGGCCGCAACGGTGCGCCCGCCAGCGCCACCAACCTCAACGTGTACCCGGCGGGCTACTTCGCCACCAACCTGCTGGGCGGCACCTTCGACAACAATTACAACTACAACGGCCCCATTCCGGCCTTCCCCGGTGCGCCTGCCGGAACGCCCGACCAGGACTTCTACAAGGTCACCGTGGCTGCCGGAAAGACCATCAGCGTTTCGAGCTACGCCAGCAAGGTCGGCAGCAACGCCGTCACCAAGGTCGAACTAGTGGACGCAAGCGGCGCAGCTCTGCCGGGCGCGACCAGCACCGCTTCGAGCGCCAGCAGCCAGAGCGACTACGTCGCCAAGTACAAAGCCACCGCCGACACCACCGTCTTCCTGAAATTCAGCAGTGCCAATAACAGCTACGGGCTGGGAAGCTGGTACGGCAGCCTGTTCAGCATCCAGTAA
- the miaB gene encoding tRNA (N6-isopentenyl adenosine(37)-C2)-methylthiotransferase MiaB has product MKATVITYGCQMNEYDTHLVESQLVSLGLDLVDTIDAADFVLVNTCAVRGKPVDKVRSLLGDLRRQKHERGLVVGMMGCLAQLEEGQQIARKFEVDVLLGPGSLLDIGAALESNQRFWGLQFKDELHEHIPPAPQGKLQAHLTIMRGCDHHCTYCIVPTTRGPQVSRTPASILKELDGLLAAGVQEVTLLGQNVNAYGFDQGAKIAGIPSFADLLRGVGRSGIRRIKFTTSHPMNFTEDVAIAMSETPAVCEFVHLPVQSGSNRVLRRMAREYTREKYLSHIADIKKHLPGVVLATDIIVGFPGETEEDFQHTLDLYDEVGYDSAYMFIYSARPGTPSYQHFTDLPREIKTERLQRLIVKQKEWSQKKNASKVGSIQEVLLRGNAHAEGFLEGHSRGNHPVVVPKALGADTAGVYPVRIGHATPHMLYGAVLGSNGEALPELPRLTPEAAAVSSPLSMV; this is encoded by the coding sequence ATGAAGGCGACAGTCATCACCTACGGCTGTCAGATGAACGAATACGACACGCACCTGGTCGAGAGCCAGCTCGTCTCGCTGGGCCTCGATCTGGTCGATACCATCGATGCCGCCGATTTCGTGCTGGTCAATACCTGCGCGGTGCGCGGCAAGCCCGTCGACAAGGTTCGCAGCCTGCTGGGCGATCTGCGCCGCCAGAAGCACGAGCGCGGGCTGGTCGTCGGCATGATGGGCTGCCTCGCTCAGCTGGAGGAAGGCCAGCAGATCGCCCGCAAGTTCGAGGTAGATGTGCTGCTGGGGCCGGGCAGTCTGCTCGACATCGGGGCGGCGCTGGAAAGCAATCAGCGCTTCTGGGGCCTCCAGTTCAAAGACGAGCTGCACGAGCATATTCCGCCCGCCCCTCAGGGCAAATTGCAGGCGCACCTGACCATCATGCGCGGCTGCGACCACCACTGCACGTACTGCATCGTGCCCACCACACGCGGGCCGCAGGTCAGCCGCACGCCCGCCAGCATCCTGAAGGAACTGGACGGGTTGCTGGCGGCGGGCGTGCAGGAAGTGACGCTGCTGGGGCAGAACGTGAACGCCTACGGGTTTGATCAGGGCGCGAAGATCGCCGGAATTCCCAGCTTTGCCGACCTGCTCAGAGGGGTCGGGCGCAGCGGCATCCGGCGCATCAAGTTCACCACCAGCCACCCGATGAACTTTACCGAAGACGTGGCGATTGCCATGAGCGAAACGCCCGCCGTGTGCGAGTTCGTGCATCTGCCGGTGCAGAGCGGCAGTAACCGCGTGCTGCGGCGCATGGCCCGCGAATACACCCGCGAGAAGTACCTGTCGCACATCGCCGACATCAAGAAGCACCTGCCGGGCGTGGTGCTCGCCACCGATATCATCGTGGGCTTTCCCGGCGAGACCGAGGAAGACTTCCAGCACACCCTCGACCTGTACGACGAAGTGGGCTACGACAGCGCCTACATGTTCATCTACAGCGCCCGGCCCGGCACGCCCAGCTATCAGCACTTCACCGATCTGCCCCGCGAGATCAAGACCGAGCGGCTCCAGCGCCTGATCGTGAAGCAGAAGGAGTGGAGCCAGAAGAAGAACGCCAGCAAGGTCGGCAGCATCCAGGAAGTGCTGCTGCGCGGCAATGCCCACGCCGAGGGCTTTCTGGAGGGCCACTCGCGTGGGAATCATCCGGTGGTCGTTCCGAAGGCGCTGGGCGCAGACACGGCGGGCGTGTACCCCGTCCGTATCGGGCACGCCACCCCGCACATGCTGTACGGCGCGGTGCTGGGGTCGAACGGCGAAGCGCTGCCCGAACTGCCCCGCCTGACGCCGGAAGCCGCCGCCGTGAGCAGCCCGCTTTCGATGGTCTGA
- a CDS encoding acyl-CoA carboxylase subunit beta: protein MTTIKSAWPEVLDRLNTDLSAVRQGGGKKAVERQHAKNRLTARERVAALIDPGSSFDELMTFAGWDMYPEAGGCPSGGVVTGIGQVAGRPWMIIANDATVKAGAFFPITAKKVIRAQTIAFENRVPIIYLVDSAGVYLPMQDEIFPDQDDFGRVFYLNARMSAAGIPQMSAIMGNCVAGGAYLPVMCDTLIMTEGSGLYLAGPALVRAAIGQVVDSEELGGAQMHAEIAGTVDYREPDDAAALTRLRRLAELYAQAQPALFARKRIEATDSAALDLTTLVSSDGSATYDVRELIRGLVDGAENGSSFQEFKQGYGETIVCGFARLGGYPVGLVANQRTVIKKRLKSGGVPGLNTRIEVGGVIYGDSADKAARFVLDANQAGIPLIFLSDVTGFMVGRDSEQEGIIRRGAKLVNAISNSVVPRLTVITGGSFGAGHYAMNGKAFGPRFIFAWPSARYAVMSGNAAAKTLLDIQLAALKRAGHEPDDEELKRLYDEVKAKYDTELDPRYAAARLWVDEIIEPHATRERLIRALDACAQNPQQDELKLGVFQV, encoded by the coding sequence ATGACCACCATCAAGAGTGCCTGGCCCGAGGTGCTGGACAGGCTGAATACCGATCTGAGCGCAGTTCGTCAGGGCGGGGGGAAGAAGGCAGTCGAGCGGCAGCACGCCAAGAACCGCCTGACCGCCCGCGAGCGCGTCGCGGCGCTGATCGACCCCGGCAGCAGTTTTGACGAACTGATGACGTTTGCTGGCTGGGACATGTACCCGGAGGCGGGCGGCTGTCCTTCCGGCGGCGTGGTGACGGGCATCGGACAGGTGGCGGGGCGGCCCTGGATGATCATCGCCAACGACGCCACCGTGAAGGCCGGGGCGTTCTTCCCCATCACCGCCAAGAAGGTGATCCGGGCGCAGACTATCGCGTTTGAAAACCGCGTGCCGATCATCTATCTGGTCGATTCGGCGGGCGTGTATCTGCCGATGCAGGACGAGATTTTCCCCGATCAGGACGACTTCGGGCGGGTCTTTTACCTGAACGCCCGCATGAGCGCGGCAGGCATTCCGCAGATGAGCGCCATCATGGGCAACTGCGTGGCGGGCGGGGCGTATCTGCCGGTCATGTGCGACACCCTCATTATGACCGAAGGCTCGGGGCTGTATCTGGCGGGGCCAGCGCTGGTGCGGGCTGCCATCGGACAGGTGGTCGACAGCGAGGAACTGGGCGGGGCGCAGATGCACGCCGAGATTGCCGGAACGGTGGATTACCGTGAGCCGGACGACGCGGCAGCCCTGACGCGCCTGCGCCGACTGGCCGAGCTGTACGCCCAGGCGCAGCCCGCCCTATTTGCCAGGAAGAGGATCGAGGCCACAGACAGCGCCGCCCTCGATCTGACCACGCTGGTCAGCAGCGACGGCAGCGCCACCTACGATGTGCGCGAGCTGATCCGGGGACTGGTGGACGGCGCGGAAAACGGCAGCAGCTTTCAGGAATTCAAGCAGGGCTACGGTGAAACCATCGTGTGCGGCTTTGCGCGGCTGGGTGGCTACCCGGTGGGACTGGTCGCCAATCAGCGCACTGTCATCAAGAAGCGGCTGAAGAGCGGCGGGGTGCCTGGCCTGAATACCCGCATCGAGGTGGGCGGCGTGATCTACGGCGACAGCGCCGACAAGGCCGCCCGCTTCGTGCTGGACGCCAATCAGGCGGGCATTCCGCTGATCTTTCTGAGCGACGTGACCGGCTTCATGGTGGGGCGTGACAGCGAGCAGGAAGGCATCATCCGGCGGGGGGCCAAGCTGGTGAACGCCATCTCGAACAGCGTAGTGCCGCGCCTGACCGTCATTACCGGCGGGTCTTTCGGGGCCGGACACTACGCCATGAACGGCAAAGCCTTCGGGCCGCGTTTTATTTTCGCGTGGCCCAGCGCCCGCTACGCCGTGATGAGCGGCAATGCCGCTGCCAAGACGCTGCTCGATATTCAACTGGCCGCCCTGAAGCGTGCGGGCCACGAACCCGACGACGAGGAGCTGAAGCGGCTGTACGACGAGGTGAAAGCCAAGTACGACACCGAACTCGACCCCCGGTATGCAGCGGCGCGGCTGTGGGTGGACGAGATCATCGAGCCGCACGCCACCCGTGAGCGGCTGATACGGGCACTGGACGCCTGTGCTCAGAATCCGCAGCAGGACGAGCTGAAACTGGGCGTGTTTCAGGTGTAA